Proteins from a single region of Ziziphus jujuba cultivar Dongzao chromosome 1, ASM3175591v1:
- the LOC107421550 gene encoding pentatricopeptide repeat-containing protein At3g13150, protein MSSINRRLHGIFTNSLPAKTKTKTKTKVNTKTNLNFFPKSASTDENKLQKWVDNFKKSSDRDNFRNKRGIYDFAVRCLAAADQFSMIEEILEAQKKYGDITNEGFAMRLITLYGKSGMVDHAHKLFDELPQLQCERTVRSFNALLTAYFNAKKFDKVVQIFQELPSSVSVESDVISYNIFIHALCEMGSLDLAISTLESMENIGVQPNLISFNTLLNALYRNERCSEGERLWGLMEIKSIVPNVRSYNSRLRGMVNQNRILEAVELVGEMESKEIKPDVFTYAALIKGFCNEENLKEAKRWYGELQRNKCTPVLAIYAELVPLCCKVGDLNMAFELLSDAISCRQLIKEEMLKQVVDGLVKEKKIKEAKKLVELVKSSKHLNYKLQLSVVK, encoded by the coding sequence ATGTCTTCCATCAATCGTCGTCTGCATGGCATCTTCACCAACTCACTCCCtgcaaaaaccaaaaccaaaacaaaaaccaaagtcAACACCAAGACCAACCTCAATTTCTTTCCAAAATCCGCTTCCACCGATGAAAACAAGCTCCAAAAATGGGTCGACAACTTCAAGAAGTCCTCCGACCGCGACAACTTCCGAAACAAGCGGGGCATCTATGATTTCGCCGTTCGCTGCCTTGCGGCAGCTGATCAATTCTCCATGATAGAAGAAATTCTCGAAGCCCAAAAGAAGTATGGCGACATCACCAACGAAGGCTTCGCCATGCGCCTCATTACTTTGTATGGTAAGTCGGGCATGGTGGATCATGCTCACAAGCTGTTCGATGAATTGCCTCAGCTGCAATGTGAGCGCACCGTTAGGTCCTTCAATGCCCTTCTGACCGCTTATTTTAATGCAAAGAAGTTTGACAAAGTGGTTCAGATATTCCAGGAGTTACCCTCTTCAGTGTCTGTAGAATCGGACGTCATCtcgtataatatttttattcatgcatTATGCGAGATGGGTTCGTTGGATCTTGCAATTTCAACATTGGAATCAATGGAAAATATTGGTGTACAACctaatttaatttccttcaataCGCTTCTCAATGCGCTTTACAGGAATGAACGGTGTTCAGAGGGAGAAAGGTTATGGGGTTTGATGGAGATCAAGAGCATTGTCCCCAATGTTAGAAGCTATAATTCTAGGCTGCGAGGAATGGTTAATCAAAATAGAATACTGGAGGCAGTTGAGTTAGTTGGCGAAATGGAGAGCAAGGAAATTAAACCTGATGTATTTACTTACGCAGCTCTGATTAAAGGTTTCTGTAATGAAGAAAACTTGAAGGAAGCTAAGAGATGGTATGGTGAACTTCAAAGGAATAAATGTACTCCAGTTTTGGCAATTTATGCGGAACTTGTTCCATTATGTTGCAAGGTGGGTGATCTCAATATGGCTTTTGAGCTGCTGTCAGATGCTATCAGTTGTCGGCAGCTGATTAAAGAAGAGATGTTGAAGCAGGTAGTTGATGGATTGGTCAAGGAGAAAAAGATTAAAGAAGCAAAAAAGCTCGTAGAACTGGTGAAATCTTCTAAGCACCTCA